The Argopecten irradians isolate NY chromosome 16, Ai_NY, whole genome shotgun sequence genome window below encodes:
- the LOC138311140 gene encoding low-density lipoprotein receptor-related protein 2-like isoform X2, which translates to MCENMTCGSHQFTCDNGKCIPSTWKCDYDDNCGDRSDEKQAWNCTTRKCQKGWWRCKTNYRCIPDWQRCDGRDDCRDNSDEEEANCLKCHPTGDWQCANKRCIPKRWLCDFDNDCDDKSDEDALMCAKKYRKCSESEFLCKNKKCIPNKMRCDNDNDCGDNSDEDPHYCKEYHKCQTDQIQCPTGHCISNKSKCDGQRDCKDAWDEQGCPPRYPGNRYCPANQFQCDNTICIPRRWRCDGNDDCGDGSDERPEICQLIDCPQDTRFRCNNFKCIPRWRLCDKVDNCGDGSDENNHDLCTPKPAKCSTDQYRCANRQCIDATKVCNAIMDCEDASDERGCHKLSGNVNCSVNNGGCSQTCTDLSDSGYYCSCQEGYKIAVNDRKSCEDVDECARWGTYCAQQCKNVKGSYKCLCTDGFHDVKGKGTHCKPKGGQLLIFFTSGHEVRQVIPDKKAYSGTLSWGRHMGALDVDVDRRLLYFSDLSLMKIERAGIPDDIKNGGPPRPQDLNADVTQVEGIAIDWVTKNIYWTDSSRRTISVALDDGRYQKTLIRDDLVHPLAIIVNPKLGLLYWTDAGSTSPKIEQAWMTGEERSVLVFTRLGRPTGLTLDDHMDDRLYWCDSKENLIESIKLDGSDRVIVVGKGLDNPVSLDVFGDSLYWASQQMGAVMKMDKFGRGVNVTLQTGLLLPSSVRIMHPKRHNLSVKNRCSDDDSEKCSHLCLLKPDGAACACPDRSQFIDDSTTQCDAAWESSKPSPSKCSCLNNGICVMSSNRTYSCHCVEGYTGRYCEVSKPIRLVVEDETPPVTAIIIPILVISVVICGLILFLWILKKRGIRLSHTVRESLGVPREVWPSRPSVTLCTLKRTRERNPVRLHHQSPRNQEATAVMITQHLMT; encoded by the exons AGAACATGACTTGTGGATCTCACCAGTTCACGTGTGACAATGGAAAGTGTATCCCGAGTACGTGGAAATGTGACTACGACGACAACTGTGGCGATAGGTCCGATGAGAAACAGGCGTGGAACTGCA cAACTCGGAAGTGTCAGAAAGGTTGGTGGCGCTGTAAAACAAACTACCGCTGTATTCCCGACTGGCAACGATGTGACGGACGTGATGATTGTCGTGACAACAGTGATGAAGAAGAGGCTAATTGTCTGAAATGTCACCCGACTGGAGATTGGCAGTGTGCCAACAAACGATGTATTCCAAAACGTTGGCTGTGCGACTTTGACAACGACTGCGACGACAAGAGTGACGAGGACGCGTTGATGTGTG CTAAGAAATACCGTAAATGTTCCGAGTCGGAGTTCCTGTGTAAGAATAAGAAGTGCATCCCCAACAAAATGAGATGTGATAATGACAACGACTGTGGTGACAACTCAGATGAAGATCCCCACTATTGTAAAG AGTACCATAAATGTCAGACTGACCAGATTCAGTGTCCTACTGGTCATTGTATCAGTAATAAGTCCAAATGTGACGGTCAGCGAGATTGTAAGGACGCTTGGGATGAACAAGGTTGTCCACCACGTTACCCTGGCAACCGTTACTGTCCAGCCAATCAATTTCAGTGTGACAACACG ATTTGTATACCACGACGATGGCGTTGTGACGGAAATGATGATTGCGGGGACGGTTCAGATGAACGTCCAGAAATCTGCCAACTGATTGACTGTCCACAGGACACGAGATTCCGGTGTAACAACTTCAAGTGTATCCCGCGCTGGAGATTGTGTGACAAAGTGGACAATTGTGGTGATGGCTCCGATGAGAACAACCACGACCTGT GTACCCCTAAACCAGCCAAGTGCTCAACAGATCAGTACCGATGTGCCAATCGTCAATGCATTGATGCTACAAAAGTGTGTAACGCCATCATGGACTGTGAGGATGCGTCTGACGAGCGAGGCTGTC ATAAACTATCAGGAAATGTGAACTGTTCAGTAAACAATGGCGGGTGTTCCCAGACCTGTACAGATCTCAGTGACAGTGGATACTACTGTTCCTGTCAGGAAGGGTACAAGATTGCTGTCAACGATCGCAAgtcctgtgaag ACGTTGACGAGTGTGCTCGGTGGGGAACATACTGTGCACAGCAGTGTAAGAATGTGAAGGGATCATACAAATGTCTGTGCACTGACGGATTCCACGACGTCAAGGGCAAAGGAACGCACTGTAAACCCAAAG GTGGACAACTGTTGATCTTCTTTACCAGTGGCCACGAGGTAAGACAGGTCATCCCCGACAAAAAGGCGTACTCTGGAACGCTAAGTTGGGGGCGCCACATGGGGGCACTAGACGTTGATGTGGATCGTCGCCTTCTTTACTTTTCTGATCTATCATTGATGAAGATTGAAAGAGCTGGAATTCCTGACGATATAAAGAATGGTGGCCCGCCGCGTCCCCAGGATTTAAACGCAGATGTGACCCAGGTGGAGGGGATCGCCATTGATTGGGTAACAAA AAATATTTATTGGACAGATTCGAGTCGGCGGACGATCTCTGTTGCCCTAGACGACGGTCGATACCAGAAGACCTTGATAAGGGATGACTTGGTTCATCCTCTGGCTATAATTGTCAACCCTAAACTGGG ATTGCTGTACTGGACAGATGCAGGCAGCACCAGTCCAAAAATAGAACAGGCTTGGATGACTGGTGAGGAACGGTCAGTCTTGGTCTTCACACGGCTCGGCCGACCAACAGGACTAACCCTTGATGACCACATGGACGACAGACTTTACTGGTGCGACTCCAAGGAAAACCTAATCGAGTCCATCAAGCTGGATGGGTCAGACAGGGTCATCGTCGTCGGGAAAG GCCTAGACAATCCCGTCAGTTTGGATGTATTTGGAGACTCATTGTACTGGGCTTCCCAACAGATGGGCGCCGTCATGAAGATGGATAAATTTGGGCGCGGTGTCAACGTCACGCTACAAACAGGACTCCTACTGCCCTCTAGTGTCAGAATAATGCACCCGAAACGTCACAATTTATCAG TGAAAAACCGATGTTCTGACGATGACAGTGAGAAGTGTAGCCATCTTTGTTTGCTGAAACCTGACGGAGCTGCTTGTGCTTGTCCTGACCGCTCACAGTTTATTGACGACTCTACGACACAGTGTGATGCAG CGTGGGAATCATCCAAACCGTCCCCATCTAAATGTTCCTGTCTCAATAATGGAATCTGTGTGATGTCTTCCAACAGGACCTACAGCTGTCATTGTGTAGAAG GCTACACGGGGAGATACTGTGAAGTTAGTAAGCCTATCAGATTAGTTGTGGAGGATGAAACACCAC CGGTGACCGCCATTATCATTCCCATCCTCGTCATCTCGGTAGTCATCTGTGGTCTAATTCTCTTCCTCTGGATCCTCAAAAAACGCGG
- the LOC138311140 gene encoding low-density lipoprotein receptor-related protein 2-like isoform X3: protein MCENMTCGSHQFTCDNGKCIPSTWKCDYDDNCGDRSDEKQAWNCTTRKCQKGWWRCKTNYRCIPDWQRCDGRDDCRDNSDEEEANCLKCHPTGDWQCANKRCIPKRWLCDFDNDCDDKSDEDALMCAKKYRKCSESEFLCKNKKCIPNKMRCDNDNDCGDNSDEDPHYCKEYHKCQTDQIQCPTGHCISNKSKCDGQRDCKDAWDEQGCPPRYPGNRYCPANQFQCDNTICIPRRWRCDGNDDCGDGSDERPEICQLIDCPQDTRFRCNNFKCIPRWRLCDKVDNCGDGSDENNHDLCTPKPAKCSTDQYRCANRQCIDATKVCNAIMDCEDASDERGCHKLSGNVNCSVNNGGCSQTCTDLSDSGYYCSCQEGYKIAVNDRKSCEDVDECARWGTYCAQQCKNVKGSYKCLCTDGFHDVKGKGTHCKPKGGQLLIFFTSGHEVRQVIPDKKAYSGTLSWGRHMGALDVDVDRRLLYFSDLSLMKIERAGIPDDIKNGGPPRPQDLNADVTQVEGIAIDWVTKNIYWTDSSRRTISVALDDGRYQKTLIRDDLVHPLAIIVNPKLGLLYWTDAGSTSPKIEQAWMTGEERSVLVFTRLGRPTGLTLDDHMDDRLYWCDSKENLIESIKLDGSDRVIVVGKGLDNPVSLDVFGDSLYWASQQMGAVMKMDKFGRGVNVTLQTGLLLPSSVRIMHPKRHNLSVKNRCSDDDSEKCSHLCLLKPDGAACACPDRSQFIDDSTTQCDAGMRTQICCLTRSLPSPLQSSRYISLGRIYYWPADPIRLERTKKFKVVIYKGQGHH from the exons AGAACATGACTTGTGGATCTCACCAGTTCACGTGTGACAATGGAAAGTGTATCCCGAGTACGTGGAAATGTGACTACGACGACAACTGTGGCGATAGGTCCGATGAGAAACAGGCGTGGAACTGCA cAACTCGGAAGTGTCAGAAAGGTTGGTGGCGCTGTAAAACAAACTACCGCTGTATTCCCGACTGGCAACGATGTGACGGACGTGATGATTGTCGTGACAACAGTGATGAAGAAGAGGCTAATTGTCTGAAATGTCACCCGACTGGAGATTGGCAGTGTGCCAACAAACGATGTATTCCAAAACGTTGGCTGTGCGACTTTGACAACGACTGCGACGACAAGAGTGACGAGGACGCGTTGATGTGTG CTAAGAAATACCGTAAATGTTCCGAGTCGGAGTTCCTGTGTAAGAATAAGAAGTGCATCCCCAACAAAATGAGATGTGATAATGACAACGACTGTGGTGACAACTCAGATGAAGATCCCCACTATTGTAAAG AGTACCATAAATGTCAGACTGACCAGATTCAGTGTCCTACTGGTCATTGTATCAGTAATAAGTCCAAATGTGACGGTCAGCGAGATTGTAAGGACGCTTGGGATGAACAAGGTTGTCCACCACGTTACCCTGGCAACCGTTACTGTCCAGCCAATCAATTTCAGTGTGACAACACG ATTTGTATACCACGACGATGGCGTTGTGACGGAAATGATGATTGCGGGGACGGTTCAGATGAACGTCCAGAAATCTGCCAACTGATTGACTGTCCACAGGACACGAGATTCCGGTGTAACAACTTCAAGTGTATCCCGCGCTGGAGATTGTGTGACAAAGTGGACAATTGTGGTGATGGCTCCGATGAGAACAACCACGACCTGT GTACCCCTAAACCAGCCAAGTGCTCAACAGATCAGTACCGATGTGCCAATCGTCAATGCATTGATGCTACAAAAGTGTGTAACGCCATCATGGACTGTGAGGATGCGTCTGACGAGCGAGGCTGTC ATAAACTATCAGGAAATGTGAACTGTTCAGTAAACAATGGCGGGTGTTCCCAGACCTGTACAGATCTCAGTGACAGTGGATACTACTGTTCCTGTCAGGAAGGGTACAAGATTGCTGTCAACGATCGCAAgtcctgtgaag ACGTTGACGAGTGTGCTCGGTGGGGAACATACTGTGCACAGCAGTGTAAGAATGTGAAGGGATCATACAAATGTCTGTGCACTGACGGATTCCACGACGTCAAGGGCAAAGGAACGCACTGTAAACCCAAAG GTGGACAACTGTTGATCTTCTTTACCAGTGGCCACGAGGTAAGACAGGTCATCCCCGACAAAAAGGCGTACTCTGGAACGCTAAGTTGGGGGCGCCACATGGGGGCACTAGACGTTGATGTGGATCGTCGCCTTCTTTACTTTTCTGATCTATCATTGATGAAGATTGAAAGAGCTGGAATTCCTGACGATATAAAGAATGGTGGCCCGCCGCGTCCCCAGGATTTAAACGCAGATGTGACCCAGGTGGAGGGGATCGCCATTGATTGGGTAACAAA AAATATTTATTGGACAGATTCGAGTCGGCGGACGATCTCTGTTGCCCTAGACGACGGTCGATACCAGAAGACCTTGATAAGGGATGACTTGGTTCATCCTCTGGCTATAATTGTCAACCCTAAACTGGG ATTGCTGTACTGGACAGATGCAGGCAGCACCAGTCCAAAAATAGAACAGGCTTGGATGACTGGTGAGGAACGGTCAGTCTTGGTCTTCACACGGCTCGGCCGACCAACAGGACTAACCCTTGATGACCACATGGACGACAGACTTTACTGGTGCGACTCCAAGGAAAACCTAATCGAGTCCATCAAGCTGGATGGGTCAGACAGGGTCATCGTCGTCGGGAAAG GCCTAGACAATCCCGTCAGTTTGGATGTATTTGGAGACTCATTGTACTGGGCTTCCCAACAGATGGGCGCCGTCATGAAGATGGATAAATTTGGGCGCGGTGTCAACGTCACGCTACAAACAGGACTCCTACTGCCCTCTAGTGTCAGAATAATGCACCCGAAACGTCACAATTTATCAG TGAAAAACCGATGTTCTGACGATGACAGTGAGAAGTGTAGCCATCTTTGTTTGCTGAAACCTGACGGAGCTGCTTGTGCTTGTCCTGACCGCTCACAGTTTATTGACGACTCTACGACACAGTGTGATGCAG